The following are encoded together in the Sphingomonas insulae genome:
- a CDS encoding SDR family oxidoreductase, which produces MTDAIDKTVLITGASSGIGEATVRELAAAGARLFIGARRTDRLEALAAEYGEQVAWQALDVTDAANFAAFADAAEARFGRIDVLVNNAGVMPLSLLAALKQDEWTRMIDVNIHGVLNGIAAVLPRFVGQGGGHVVNVASIAAHFVMPSAAVYCATKYAVWAITEGLRQEHDDIRTTIISPGVVATELGNDITDPGIATALTGWREKSLTPDAIARAIRYALEQPEGVDINEVIVRPTAAGM; this is translated from the coding sequence ATGACCGACGCAATCGACAAGACCGTGCTCATCACCGGCGCCTCCAGCGGCATCGGCGAGGCGACGGTGCGCGAACTTGCCGCCGCGGGCGCGCGGCTGTTCATCGGTGCGCGCCGCACCGACCGGCTGGAGGCGCTGGCCGCGGAATACGGCGAGCAAGTCGCGTGGCAGGCGCTGGACGTCACCGACGCGGCGAACTTCGCCGCCTTCGCCGATGCGGCCGAGGCGCGGTTCGGGCGGATCGACGTCCTCGTCAACAACGCCGGCGTGATGCCGCTGTCGTTGCTCGCCGCGCTGAAGCAGGACGAATGGACGCGGATGATCGACGTCAACATCCATGGTGTGCTGAACGGCATCGCCGCGGTGCTGCCCCGCTTCGTCGGGCAGGGCGGCGGCCATGTCGTCAACGTCGCATCGATCGCGGCGCACTTCGTCATGCCGAGCGCTGCGGTCTATTGCGCGACCAAATATGCGGTCTGGGCGATCACCGAAGGTCTGCGGCAGGAGCATGACGACATCCGCACGACCATCATCTCGCCGGGCGTGGTGGCGACCGAACTGGGCAACGACATCACCGATCCCGGTATCGCCACCGCCCTGACCGGCTGGCGGGAGAAGTCGTTGACGCCCGATGCGATCGCACGGGCGATCCGCTATGCACTGGAGCAGCCCGAGGGCGTCGACATCAACGAGGTGATCGTGCGTCCGACCGCGGCGGGGATGTAG
- a CDS encoding AraC family transcriptional regulator — MDRIDDLAALIARHIPHTGMTGTALARVSLFRADEPTTPLPAVYDASLCLIAQGAKRVSLGDRSLVYDAAHYLLVSVDLPLVGHVIQADPDAPYLCCKIDIDQAALADLILSGAAAGPRADLPALAVYHSDADLIDAAIRLIRLLDRPADMAVLAPLIEREILYRLLRGPHGAALRAMAVADSHLNQVGRAIATIRTGFDRPLRIDAIAAAAGMSPSSLHQHFKAVTRMTPLAYQKQLRLQEARRLMLSGNTSAGSAGFAVGYESATQFNREYARLFGAPPRRDIERLQASGDLLTPV; from the coding sequence ATGGACCGGATCGACGATCTCGCGGCGCTGATCGCGCGACACATCCCGCACACGGGCATGACCGGCACGGCGCTGGCCCGCGTGTCGCTGTTCCGCGCCGACGAACCGACGACGCCACTACCCGCCGTCTATGATGCGTCGCTTTGCCTGATCGCCCAGGGTGCCAAGCGGGTGTCGCTCGGCGATCGCAGCCTGGTCTACGATGCGGCGCATTACCTGCTCGTGTCAGTCGACCTGCCGCTGGTCGGCCATGTCATCCAGGCGGACCCCGACGCGCCCTACCTCTGCTGCAAGATCGACATCGATCAGGCCGCGCTGGCCGACCTCATCCTGTCCGGCGCCGCCGCAGGGCCGCGTGCCGACCTGCCGGCGCTCGCCGTGTATCACAGCGATGCCGACCTGATCGACGCCGCGATCCGGCTGATCCGCCTGCTCGACCGGCCCGCCGACATGGCGGTGCTGGCGCCGTTGATCGAACGGGAAATCCTGTATCGCCTGTTGCGCGGGCCGCACGGCGCCGCGCTGCGCGCGATGGCGGTCGCCGACAGCCACCTCAACCAGGTCGGCCGCGCCATCGCGACGATCCGCACCGGCTTCGATCGCCCGCTGCGGATCGATGCCATCGCCGCCGCCGCCGGCATGAGCCCGTCCTCGCTGCACCAGCATTTCAAGGCGGTGACGCGAATGACGCCGCTCGCCTACCAGAAGCAGCTGCGCCTGCAGGAAGCGCGGCGGCTGATGCTGTCCGGCAACACCAGTGCCGGCAGCGCCGGCTTCGCGGTCGGCTATGAAAGCGCCACGCAATTCAACCGCGAATATGCCCGCCTGTTCGGCGCGCCGCCACGCCGCGACATCGAACGGCTGCAGGCCAGCGGCGATCTGCTCACCCCGGTGTGA